Proteins from one Chroococcidiopsis sp. CCMEE 29 genomic window:
- a CDS encoding Uma2 family endonuclease gives MVQQLSTETSEQIIYPDSDGQPMADNTKQFRWIVTVKENLENLFATESNVFVAGDLLWYPVQGDNKTRQAPDVMVAFGRPKGDRGSYQQWKEDNISPQVVFEILSPGNTLKEMGKKFKFYEHYGVEEYYIYDPDRIDLNGWLRQEDELDVIDEMNGWVSSRLGIKFTLTADNLEIYRPDGERFLTFIELNQLVEQERQRAEQERQRAEQERQRAEQERQRAEQAVSQLEQEQQRYQALEALLQERGIDPDKL, from the coding sequence ATGGTACAACAACTATCAACTGAGACTTCAGAACAGATCATCTACCCCGACAGTGATGGTCAACCGATGGCGGACAATACTAAGCAATTCCGGTGGATTGTGACGGTTAAGGAAAACTTAGAAAATTTGTTTGCCACTGAAAGTAATGTATTCGTTGCTGGAGATCTGCTTTGGTATCCCGTACAGGGAGACAACAAAACTCGCCAAGCACCTGATGTTATGGTTGCTTTTGGCAGACCAAAAGGTGATCGCGGTTCCTATCAGCAGTGGAAAGAAGACAACATTTCCCCCCAGGTAGTGTTTGAAATTCTATCGCCTGGAAACACCCTCAAAGAAATGGGCAAGAAATTCAAGTTTTATGAACACTATGGAGTAGAGGAATATTACATCTATGACCCAGATCGCATTGATTTGAATGGCTGGCTGCGCCAGGAAGACGAGTTAGATGTGATTGATGAAATGAATGGTTGGGTGAGTTCTCGGCTAGGCATCAAGTTTACACTCACTGCCGATAATTTAGAAATCTATCGCCCTGATGGAGAAAGGTTTCTCACTTTTATTGAACTAAATCAACTTGTAGAGCAAGAACGTCAACGCGCCGAACAAGAACGCCAACGCGCCGAACAAGAACGTCAACGCGCCGAACAAGAACGTCAACGTGCTGAGCAAGCGGTTTCCCAGTTGGAACAGGAACAACAGCGCTATCAAGCTTTAGAAGCACTGTTGCAAGAAAGGGGAATTGACCCAGATAAGTTGTAG
- a CDS encoding NAD(P)H-hydrate dehydratase, with protein MQERLKQISQIVVTAQQMRDIEGRIFAAGMPVAALMEKVGGLIACRIQALYPCSQTRRVGILVGPGHNGGDALVVARELHFQGYEVLIYRPLSKLKELTSQHAQYADSLGIPCVESYEALQGCDLLIDGLFGFGMERSLSDPVDSAVDQLNQGSQPIVSIDIPSGIHTDTGEVLGTAVRATHTFCLGLWKLGFLQDQALDYVGKAELIDFDISLADVQAVLGDSPKIERITPASVIATLPLSRSPVTHKYKQGHLLLICGSRRYAGGAILTGLGARASGVGMLSIAVPESIKHLLNAQLPEALVIGCPETESGAIAQLQLPENTDLNSFQAIACGPGLTLEATPIVQRVLESDRPLLLDADGLNILAQLGTVLTLSQRQAPTVLTPHAGEFKRLFPDAPNPLQDRIYAVRSAAEMSRAVVLLKGARTAIANPSGSVWINPESTPALARGGSGDVLTGLIAGLMAASQQLYIEATVAAAAWWHSQAGILAASEQTELGVDAFTLTQYLMPTLRSHV; from the coding sequence TTGCAGGAGCGGCTTAAACAGATTTCGCAAATTGTTGTGACTGCCCAGCAGATGCGTGATATTGAAGGGCGGATATTTGCAGCTGGGATGCCCGTTGCGGCTTTGATGGAAAAGGTGGGAGGGTTAATTGCCTGTCGAATTCAAGCGCTTTATCCTTGTTCGCAGACGCGGCGGGTAGGAATTTTAGTCGGACCTGGACACAATGGGGGCGATGCGCTAGTAGTTGCCCGCGAGTTACACTTCCAAGGCTATGAGGTGTTAATTTATCGTCCTCTCTCCAAGTTAAAGGAGTTAACCTCCCAGCACGCTCAGTACGCGGATAGTTTGGGTATTCCCTGTGTTGAATCCTATGAAGCGCTGCAAGGCTGTGACTTGCTGATTGATGGATTATTTGGGTTTGGGATGGAGCGATCGCTTTCTGACCCAGTTGATAGTGCTGTAGATCAGCTAAATCAAGGGTCTCAGCCGATTGTGAGTATTGATATACCTTCAGGTATTCATACAGATACGGGTGAGGTACTGGGAACTGCAGTTCGAGCAACTCATACATTTTGCTTGGGATTATGGAAATTGGGCTTTCTGCAAGACCAAGCGTTGGATTATGTCGGTAAAGCTGAACTGATTGATTTTGACATTTCCCTAGCAGATGTGCAGGCAGTACTGGGGGATTCACCCAAGATTGAGCGTATAACACCAGCATCAGTGATCGCCACTCTGCCTCTATCCCGTTCACCAGTTACTCATAAATACAAGCAGGGACATCTTTTGCTTATTTGCGGCTCTCGGCGGTATGCTGGCGGAGCGATTTTGACTGGATTGGGAGCTAGAGCTAGTGGCGTAGGAATGCTCTCCATTGCTGTCCCAGAATCGATCAAACACCTGTTAAATGCTCAACTGCCAGAAGCACTTGTGATTGGTTGTCCAGAAACGGAAAGCGGCGCGATCGCTCAACTGCAATTACCAGAAAATACTGACCTCAATTCATTTCAAGCGATCGCTTGTGGTCCTGGTTTAACGCTAGAGGCAACTCCAATTGTGCAAAGAGTGTTAGAGAGCGATCGTCCCTTGTTATTAGATGCCGATGGTTTGAATATTCTTGCCCAATTAGGAACTGTACTGACTTTATCACAGCGGCAAGCACCAACAGTGCTTACGCCCCACGCAGGTGAGTTTAAACGATTATTTCCCGATGCACCTAACCCGTTACAAGACCGGATATATGCAGTGCGTTCAGCAGCTGAGATGAGTAGAGCTGTAGTGTTGTTAAAGGGAGCAAGGACGGCGATCGCTAATCCTTCTGGTTCTGTGTGGATTAATCCTGAAAGTACCCCAGCTCTTGCCCGTGGTGGTAGTGGAGATGTCCTCACCGGATTAATTGCTGGATTGATGGCAGCTTCCCAGCAGTTGTATATAGAAGCTACTGTGGCTGCTGCTGCTTGGTGGCACTCCCAAGCAGGAATTTTAGCTGCCTCTGAACAGACAGAGTTAGGAGTGGATGCATTTACCTTGACACAGTATTTAATGCCAACATTGCGATCCCATGTTTGA
- a CDS encoding SPOR domain-containing protein codes for MKRQNQSVALTSLFAQLSAPLLAVALLVTWGIEEWLVLAAPASAKVSVSQKPAPNILTIQVAERLPPPPQPSKFSQRKLPSSFSPREFDFQAPVPSSPSPHVDSYLVYVNDNTSLTLQEVQQLEPTAYVRQYKGRSVIQAGVFNKRDNAQQRAKELESRGIEARIVSLSTGQETDFRIDNSKSYFVVIPARKEDIPAIEDQVSRLGMNAKVTVSQTEEPRGSHVRVGPFPERGQAERCNRRLRDSGLRNARVYYGR; via the coding sequence ATGAAACGGCAAAATCAATCTGTAGCACTTACCAGCTTATTTGCTCAACTTTCTGCCCCATTACTAGCTGTTGCACTACTTGTAACTTGGGGAATAGAGGAATGGTTAGTGTTAGCTGCTCCTGCCTCAGCAAAGGTGAGTGTATCCCAAAAACCAGCACCCAATATCCTGACTATTCAAGTGGCTGAGCGTTTACCCCCACCTCCCCAACCAAGTAAATTTAGTCAGAGAAAGCTACCGTCTTCATTTAGTCCGCGTGAATTTGACTTTCAAGCGCCAGTTCCTAGTTCACCCAGTCCCCATGTGGACAGCTACTTAGTTTACGTCAATGACAATACCTCATTGACACTGCAAGAAGTACAGCAGCTAGAACCAACAGCGTATGTGCGGCAGTATAAAGGACGTTCTGTGATTCAGGCAGGGGTGTTTAACAAAAGAGATAATGCTCAGCAGCGAGCAAAGGAACTAGAATCCAGAGGCATTGAGGCGCGGATTGTCAGTTTGTCTACAGGACAAGAAACAGACTTTAGGATAGACAACTCTAAGTCCTATTTTGTTGTGATCCCTGCTAGGAAGGAAGACATACCCGCAATCGAAGACCAGGTATCACGGCTGGGCATGAATGCCAAAGTGACGGTTAGTCAAACAGAGGAGCCGCGAGGATCGCATGTCAGGGTTGGACCATTTCCGGAGCGAGGACAGGCAGAACGCTGCAACCGCCGTCTGCGAGACTCTGGCTTAAGGAATGCGCGGGTTTATTATGGACGTTAG
- the mnmA gene encoding tRNA 2-thiouridine(34) synthase MnmA, producing MSKIVVGLSGGVDSSTAAAILHNQGYEVVGLTLWLMKGKGQCCSEGMVDAAYICEQLGIPHHVVDSREVFQANIVDYLVAGYSTGITPLPCSQCNKTVKFGPMLHYAREQLGINKIATGHYARISYDSKSGRYQLRRAVDRNKDQSYFLYDLTQELLAASLFPLGEHIKAETRQIAAEYGLKTADKPESQDLCLVETHGSMRSFLDQYITGKKGDIVDSSGKVLGQHEGVHHYTIGQRKGLGIAAAEPLYVIGLDAVMNRVIVGDRTSATQSEFTVQRVNWVSITEPSAPIRAEVQVRYRSNPVAVTAIPLENSRVKLVFDEPQFSITPGQAAVWYDGDKVLGGGIIERQESE from the coding sequence ATGAGCAAAATCGTAGTCGGTCTCTCCGGTGGCGTTGACAGTTCCACCGCCGCTGCCATCCTGCATAATCAAGGCTATGAAGTAGTCGGTCTGACCCTTTGGTTAATGAAAGGGAAAGGACAGTGCTGCTCAGAAGGGATGGTTGATGCAGCTTATATCTGCGAACAGTTGGGCATTCCCCATCATGTTGTCGATAGCCGGGAAGTCTTCCAAGCCAATATTGTTGATTATTTGGTTGCAGGTTACAGCACTGGGATCACTCCCCTGCCTTGTTCACAGTGCAATAAAACTGTGAAATTTGGTCCAATGTTACACTATGCCCGCGAACAACTAGGCATTAACAAGATTGCCACGGGTCATTACGCCCGGATTAGCTATGACTCAAAATCAGGTCGTTATCAGTTGCGAAGAGCAGTAGACCGCAATAAGGATCAATCTTACTTTTTGTATGACTTGACGCAAGAACTACTGGCTGCGTCCTTGTTTCCCTTGGGTGAACATATCAAAGCAGAAACTCGGCAGATTGCAGCTGAATATGGACTGAAGACTGCTGATAAGCCAGAAAGTCAGGACTTGTGCTTAGTGGAAACTCACGGGTCCATGCGATCGTTTCTGGATCAGTACATTACTGGTAAAAAAGGGGATATCGTTGACTCCTCCGGGAAAGTACTTGGACAACATGAAGGCGTGCATCATTACACGATTGGTCAGCGCAAAGGGCTGGGAATTGCAGCAGCTGAACCACTATATGTAATTGGGTTAGATGCAGTGATGAATCGGGTGATTGTGGGCGATCGCACCAGTGCTACTCAGTCAGAATTTACAGTGCAACGAGTCAACTGGGTTTCGATTACTGAACCATCTGCCCCAATCCGCGCGGAAGTACAAGTGCGGTATCGCTCAAATCCTGTTGCAGTGACGGCAATTCCTTTGGAAAATTCCCGCGTTAAGCTGGTTTTTGATGAACCGCAGTTCAGCATCACTCCTGGACAAGCTGCTGTTTGGTATGACGGCGATAAGGTGCTTGGCGGCGGCATTATTGAAAGGCAGGAGTCAGAGTAA
- the sat gene encoding sulfate adenylyltransferase, which produces MGYRTDGIAPHGMQLINRIATPEQRQEFIEKADFLPRVQLDERAVSDLEMIAIGGFSPLSGFMEQADYDRVVKEMRLASGLPWSIPITLSVEEAIADSLKEGSLIRLDDPTGRFIGVLQLTQKYHYDKTREAINVYRTDEAKHPGVQVVYNQGSVNLAGPVWLLQRDPHPQFPAYQIDPIQSRQMFKEKGWKTIVGFQTRNPIHRAHEYIQKCALETVDGLFLHPLVGATKEDDIAADVRMRCYEIMLEHYYPQDRVILAINPAAMRYAGPREAIFHAIVRKNYGCTHFIVGRDHAGVGDYYGTYDAQYIFDEFEPAELGIVPMKFEHAFYCTRTQQMATTKTSPSSPSERIHLSGTKVREMLRRGEMPPPEFSRPAVAAELARAMRVAVEA; this is translated from the coding sequence ATGGGTTATCGTACAGACGGCATTGCTCCTCACGGTATGCAGCTGATAAATCGCATTGCCACACCTGAACAACGACAAGAATTTATTGAAAAAGCCGATTTCCTGCCACGAGTGCAACTGGATGAGCGAGCTGTTTCTGACTTAGAAATGATCGCCATTGGTGGTTTTAGTCCACTCTCAGGGTTTATGGAACAAGCAGACTACGATCGCGTGGTAAAAGAGATGCGGCTAGCCAGCGGTCTGCCGTGGTCAATTCCAATTACGCTTTCGGTAGAAGAAGCGATCGCAGACTCCCTGAAGGAAGGTAGCTTGATCCGGCTAGACGATCCCACAGGTCGGTTTATTGGAGTTTTACAGCTGACCCAAAAGTATCATTACGATAAAACCCGCGAAGCCATCAATGTCTACCGCACTGATGAAGCAAAACATCCAGGTGTGCAGGTGGTTTATAACCAGGGATCAGTCAATCTTGCCGGGCCAGTATGGCTGTTACAGCGCGATCCCCATCCCCAGTTCCCTGCTTACCAGATTGATCCAATCCAATCGCGGCAGATGTTTAAAGAAAAGGGTTGGAAAACTATTGTGGGCTTTCAAACCCGCAACCCCATCCATCGCGCCCATGAGTATATTCAGAAGTGCGCCTTAGAAACCGTGGATGGTTTATTTTTGCATCCGTTGGTAGGCGCGACAAAGGAAGATGACATCGCAGCTGATGTGCGGATGCGGTGCTATGAAATTATGCTGGAACACTATTATCCTCAAGACCGGGTGATTCTAGCAATTAACCCAGCGGCAATGCGGTATGCAGGTCCACGGGAGGCAATTTTCCATGCGATCGTGCGGAAGAACTACGGTTGTACTCACTTCATCGTCGGACGTGACCATGCTGGCGTGGGTGACTACTACGGCACTTACGATGCTCAGTACATTTTTGATGAATTTGAGCCAGCTGAACTAGGCATTGTACCAATGAAGTTTGAACACGCTTTCTATTGCACTCGCACCCAGCAAATGGCAACAACGAAAACTAGTCCTAGCAGTCCAAGTGAGCGAATCCACTTGTCGGGGACGAAAGTGCGGGAGATGCTACGTCGGGGTGAAATGCCACCACCAGAGTTCTCCCGTCCCGCGGTAGCAGCAGAGTTGGCGCGGGCAATGAGAGTGGCAGTAGAGGCGTAA
- a CDS encoding caspase family protein — protein sequence MKRRDFLGRVGWILAALGLSEAGWLQLGDRYYEALAQPTPRKLALLVGINQYSSTQALSGCLTDVELQRELLIHRFGFKAEDILTLTEQQATRQQIEAAFQEHLTKQAKPSDVVVFHFSGYGRRIQLIEEQSTGELHPSPLTLNGLVPVDGVMPTSEVPVMNDLLEETLWLLLRSLPTSYVTTILDTSFNNAPNNPLQGNLRVRSFPQQSQTQISAAELTFQQQLRQNLKLCSGLNRLSCGSIDNLLKPTYTSIMPGVVLAAAGSTDLATEAKWNGFSSGLFTYALTQYLWEATPPTTVQVSLSRVTGIVEQLVGKEQQPQLSGQKSQEKPLLAYHLQPDLSEGADGVVLSVEDDGKTARLWLAGLPLNVLEYFTAGSKLTLVPSTVSSDHSGQSSIEQQVGEENHSPLTPHPSPLAPHLQLQMRSRTGLTAKAQITGDNSASSLQVGQLVQEAVRVLPRDISLTIALDASLERIERVDATSAFSAIPHVSLVTAGEQQPADYVFGRVPETKTQESPATLLSASPPSRYGLFSLGQELIPNSSGEAGEAVKVAAHRLVPKLQTLLAAKLWRLTANEGSSQLNVKAKLELINAKQQAIAQRETLRSPKTEVPVALTNMRRISSQGNIPTLPIGSRIQYRIHNDSDRPLYLLLLGLDSSKSAIAFYSTGDYNSTDPKPLLKNVAIAPGETLIVPQTSVDFEWVVHGPPGLAENQLIFSTAKFTQTITALEVSLHPTGKQQQIGPLLNPLEVTQALMQDLHNGSAAQHTAEGTTAETISSTSDTYTLDVNNWASLSFIYQVI from the coding sequence ATGAAGCGGCGGGATTTTTTGGGACGGGTTGGTTGGATACTAGCGGCGTTGGGGCTAAGTGAAGCTGGGTGGTTACAATTAGGCGATCGCTACTACGAAGCGCTTGCACAACCAACTCCTCGTAAGTTGGCCTTGTTGGTAGGGATCAACCAATATTCATCTACTCAGGCTCTTAGCGGTTGTCTTACAGATGTGGAATTGCAAAGAGAACTCTTAATTCACCGCTTTGGGTTCAAAGCTGAGGATATCCTCACCCTCACCGAGCAACAAGCTACCAGGCAGCAGATTGAAGCCGCTTTCCAAGAACATCTAACTAAGCAAGCAAAACCTAGTGATGTAGTCGTTTTCCACTTCAGTGGTTATGGTCGTCGCATCCAATTGATTGAGGAGCAAAGTACAGGAGAGCTTCACCCCTCGCCCCTCACCTTGAACGGCTTGGTTCCTGTGGATGGTGTAATGCCAACATCGGAAGTACCAGTGATGAATGACCTGTTAGAGGAGACACTGTGGTTGCTGTTGCGATCGCTCCCCACCAGCTACGTAACAACAATTCTGGATACCAGCTTCAACAACGCTCCCAACAATCCTCTTCAAGGTAACCTGCGAGTTCGCTCTTTCCCCCAACAGTCACAAACGCAAATCAGTGCAGCAGAACTGACCTTTCAACAACAACTCCGGCAAAACTTAAAACTTTGTAGTGGGTTAAACCGACTTAGCTGTGGGAGTATAGACAATCTGCTTAAACCCACCTATACCTCAATCATGCCAGGAGTTGTCCTAGCAGCAGCTGGCTCAACTGATCTGGCTACTGAAGCGAAATGGAATGGTTTCAGTTCTGGGCTATTTACCTATGCTTTGACCCAGTATCTCTGGGAAGCAACTCCGCCAACAACTGTTCAAGTCAGCCTCAGTCGAGTGACTGGGATAGTTGAGCAGCTAGTAGGTAAAGAGCAACAGCCCCAGCTATCTGGTCAAAAAAGTCAAGAAAAGCCCTTACTCGCTTATCATCTGCAACCCGACCTGAGCGAAGGCGCAGATGGTGTAGTACTCAGTGTGGAAGATGACGGTAAAACAGCACGTCTTTGGCTGGCAGGACTACCGCTAAATGTTTTGGAATACTTCACAGCAGGATCTAAGCTGACCCTAGTTCCCTCAACAGTAAGCAGTGACCACTCAGGGCAAAGCAGCATAGAGCAACAGGTAGGAGAAGAAAATCACTCGCCCCTCACCCCTCACCCCTCGCCCCTCGCCCCCCATTTACAGCTACAAATGCGATCGCGTACAGGTCTAACAGCAAAAGCCCAAATTACGGGCGATAACAGCGCAAGTTCCCTGCAGGTTGGTCAGCTTGTCCAGGAAGCCGTGCGGGTTTTACCCCGTGATATTAGCTTGACTATTGCGCTTGACGCTAGCTTGGAACGAATTGAGCGCGTGGATGCAACCAGTGCTTTTTCTGCTATTCCCCATGTATCATTGGTAACTGCAGGGGAGCAGCAACCAGCAGACTACGTGTTTGGTCGAGTACCAGAGACAAAAACACAAGAATCGCCAGCAACCCTCTTAAGTGCTTCACCCCCAAGTCGCTATGGTCTATTTTCCCTGGGTCAAGAATTAATACCTAATTCATCTGGAGAGGCGGGAGAAGCAGTGAAGGTGGCAGCACATCGGTTAGTGCCTAAACTGCAAACCCTGCTGGCGGCAAAGTTGTGGCGATTAACAGCAAATGAAGGTTCTTCTCAGCTGAACGTGAAGGCAAAGCTAGAGTTGATTAACGCTAAACAACAGGCGATCGCGCAACGAGAAACACTGCGATCGCCTAAAACAGAGGTGCCTGTGGCATTGACTAACATGCGGCGCATATCCTCTCAAGGCAACATCCCCACTTTGCCGATTGGTAGCCGGATTCAATACCGGATTCATAACGACAGCGATCGCCCACTTTACTTGCTACTACTTGGTTTAGATAGTAGCAAAAGTGCGATCGCGTTTTATTCTACGGGAGACTATAACAGTACAGATCCCAAACCACTGCTCAAAAATGTAGCGATCGCTCCTGGTGAAACCCTGATTGTGCCACAAACTTCGGTTGATTTTGAATGGGTTGTTCATGGACCACCTGGACTGGCTGAAAACCAACTGATTTTTAGTACTGCTAAATTCACCCAAACAATTACCGCCTTGGAAGTTTCCCTGCATCCTACAGGGAAGCAACAGCAAATTGGTCCATTGTTAAACCCTCTAGAGGTTACTCAAGCTTTGATGCAAGACTTGCATAACGGTAGTGCAGCGCAGCACACCGCCGAAGGTACCACCGCAGAAACCATCAGCTCCACTTCTGACACCTATACGCTGGATGTGAATAACTGGGCAAGTCTTAGTTTTATTTATCAAGTGATTTAA
- a CDS encoding WbuC family cupin fold metalloprotein → MPSLPIKRLSQELLDNIAQQARHSPRLRQNYNLHDLSEKVQRFINVLQPGTYVRPHRHCRAPEVNGFELFLVCQGKLGIIILDEGGQIIDKELVSANGAVRGIELPEGTYHTLVALAPDTVIVELKEGPYEPGSDKEFLEVFPPEGTAAARQLVETWQEYFSP, encoded by the coding sequence ATGCCATCCCTACCCATTAAACGCCTAAGTCAAGAATTGTTGGACAATATTGCCCAACAAGCTCGCCATAGTCCGCGTCTGCGCCAGAATTATAACCTCCACGACTTATCAGAAAAAGTACAACGATTTATCAACGTTCTCCAGCCGGGTACTTACGTTCGTCCACATCGGCATTGTCGTGCACCTGAGGTAAATGGGTTTGAGCTCTTCCTGGTTTGCCAAGGCAAGCTGGGGATAATTATCCTGGACGAAGGTGGTCAAATCATTGACAAAGAGCTTGTTAGCGCCAATGGAGCTGTGCGTGGCATTGAACTCCCAGAAGGAACTTATCACACCCTAGTTGCTTTAGCTCCAGATACTGTAATTGTGGAACTCAAAGAAGGACCTTATGAACCCGGTTCTGATAAAGAGTTCCTGGAGGTTTTTCCACCGGAGGGAACGGCAGCAGCTAGGCAGCTAGTTGAGACTTGGCAAGAATACTTTAGTCCTTAA